The nucleotide sequence ATATTGGAAACACCACTGAAAAAAGATGAAAGCTATAAACCCCAGATCAGGTATTTAAAAAGTTTAAGGAGGTGATAATAATGAATAAAGCACTTATAATCATTGACATGCTTAATGATTTCGTACAGGAAGGTGCTCCTCTGCAAACTCCGAATGCCAAAAGCATTGTAGCCTGTATAAACGAACAGAGAAAAATTGCTGCAGAAAACTCCAATCCCGTTATATATGTGTGTGATGCTCACGATCCGGAAGACAAAGAATTTGAAATTTGGCCGAAGCATTGTGTAAAAGGAACGAAAGGAGCAGAAATTATCGATGAGCTCAAACCGGAGAGTAATGATATAGTCCTGGAGAAAACAAGATATTCCTGTTTCTTTGATAGCCGGTTAAATGAGATCCTGAAGGAAAAAAACATCGATACTTTAGTATTGACTGGACTTTTAACCAACGTTTGTGTTATGTATACCGCTGCTGATGCGGTCAGCAGAAACTACCGTGTGATTGTACCGGAAAACTGTGTTATCGCCCTGGATGAGGAAACACACAAGTTTGGTATGCAGCAACTGAAAAATGT is from Flexistipes sinusarabici DSM 4947 and encodes:
- a CDS encoding cysteine hydrolase family protein gives rise to the protein MNKALIIIDMLNDFVQEGAPLQTPNAKSIVACINEQRKIAAENSNPVIYVCDAHDPEDKEFEIWPKHCVKGTKGAEIIDELKPESNDIVLEKTRYSCFFDSRLNEILKEKNIDTLVLTGLLTNVCVMYTAADAVSRNYRVIVPENCVIALDEETHKFGMQQLKNVHNAEII